The Rouxiella sp. WC2420 region GTGATTTGGTGTTCACTGAGCCATTTTAAATGCTATGTGTACTATCATGAGTAATCGGAGGTGGTGCGTCTTTTATTCGAATTTATTTGTAATAACATCCACAAAATACCAACGATTACCACTCCGCCTCCAACCCAAGTAGGGCTTGTAAGACCAGTAACATCCAGTGCTACACCCCCCAATAGCGACCCTAATGCAATTCCTCCGTTAAAACCGGCAATATTCAGTCCTGCTGCCACAGCTGGAGCTTCAGGTGCATGTATGTGAGATAGCCCTATCACTCTTGCTTGCATTGAGGGGACCGCTGCGTATGTCAATGCTCCAAGCAACCCAATAAACAGTGCCATTAACATTAAGGATGAGACAGAGAACCACATAGCAAAGAGGACGATTGCCAGACCAATAAGAATTGTCATCACGGCACGGTCTGCACCTTGCTTGTCAGTCAGGCGACCACCCCAGACATTCCCGATAGCGGCCATCACGCCGTAGACCAACATAAGCAAACTACTCGTACGCTCGTCTACATGCGTTACCTGAAGTAGAATCGGGGAAATATACGTATACAGGGCAAAAGATCCTGCATAGGCCAAAACTGTAATTCCTGCTCCCGCAAGCAGTAGTGGGTTGAACATGGCTTTTAAACCGTCCATGGCATTTGCTTGCAAGGAGGGATCATTTTGATCCGTGG contains the following coding sequences:
- a CDS encoding MFS transporter — translated: MKERMPFVIYVFALCAFALGFTEFVTIGLVSRISVDLNVSVSHVGTAVTAYALGAVIGAPGLTALATRWPRKRLLLVAMGLFTVGNGIVSASESLTPMLIARFASGLGHGVFLAVASSVATQLAGRHRAGAAVSVVFGGLTIALALGVPLGTYIGSLLSWQSIFMAVTASGAIGFIGLAMLMPTDQNDPSLQANAMDGLKAMFNPLLLAGAGITVLAYAGSFALYTYISPILLQVTHVDERTSSLLMLVYGVMAAIGNVWGGRLTDKQGADRAVMTILIGLAIVLFAMWFSVSSLMLMALFIGLLGALTYAAVPSMQARVIGLSHIHAPEAPAVAAGLNIAGFNGGIALGSLLGGVALDVTGLTSPTWVGGGVVIVGILWMLLQINSNKRRTTSDYS